Part of the Virgibacillus necropolis genome, GGGGATTTATGCGACCAGACCGAACCACACTACAAATTGCGATTAATACATTCCCACGTGTCTATCCACGGTTTACCGAAATCATACAGTTGTTAGGTGCGAGTGGATTAATGTCGATTCCTACAGAAGATGCATTTAAATCTCGAGTACGTGCGGATTTGGATCAGTATTTACAGTCGAAGTCTCGGAATGCGGAGGACCGCGTGCGAATTTTTAGACTAGCTTGGGATTTAACGATGAGCTCATTCGGTACACGTGAAACATTATATGAGCGGTATTTCTTTGGCGATCCTGTTAAGCTAGCAAGTCAGTTGTATTTTTCTTATGACAAGCGTGAGTATGTGAAGCGCGTGGAAGATTTCTTGGCAGTTAAGAAAGTATAAATCCTTTCTTACTGCATAAGTGCAACTAAGGATTGGAGATAAGCCAAGTTCTCTAATAATAAGTTCTTGGTGAATTTTCAGGCACTACCTGGTAATGCTCGGTATGTTGACAAATAAAAAAAGGATAGGACACCTAATGTGTTACCTATCCGAATTTTTTTGTCTTGCAATAGATGTTGTGGCAAGCTGCACGATTGTCATATCATCCATTGGCGGGTTGTGTAGGCCAGCACGGACGTCCCGATAATAGCGTTGCAACGGGTTTTGTTTAGATAAACTACGAGCACCAGCAATACGCATAGCTAAATCCACAATTTCTACAGCTTGATTCACGACCGAAAGTTTAACAGCCCCAAGTTCTGGCTTCATCGTCTGACGTATTTCATTACTACTTTCATCCCACTTCTTCGCTACAGAATAAAGGAAATGCTGAGATTGCATGGCTTTTAATTCCATTTCACCAATTTTTTGTTTTACATTAGGTAGGTCGGAAATAGTTCCTTCTATGCTGTTTGGTGAATAGCTTGTAGCAAATTCTATCGCGTATTCTTGTGCTGCACGAGCTATTCCAAGATAGCATGCTGGTATATGCAACAGCCAACCGGCAGCTGGTTTATTACCAGGTGTCAAGTATTGGACAAGGTCATCGTCTTCAACTTTTACAGCTGTTAAAACAAGATCATGACTGCCGGATCCCCTCATAGCTATAGAGTCCCACGTCTCATCTATTTTAACGCCATCCCTATTTCGTTTGATTAAAAAGTTTGCAACTTTGTCGGACTCATTAATTGAGGCACTAACAACAAAGTAATCTAAAATTGGAGCAAGTGTAGTGAAGGTTTTTCTTCCGTTTATCACCCATTTCTCGCCAACCTTTTTAGCGACTGTTTCAGGTTTTCCGCCTCTAGTAGGGCTTCCGGTAGCTGGTTCTGTTGCAGCGTTATTTAAAAGGGCTCCTGTCTCCATAACGTCTTTCGCAAACGCTTGATACTTTTCTTTTTTCCAAGTATGATGTTCGCCTAGAAATTTAGTGATTCCCATATGCCAGCCTATAGAAAGTGCTGTGGAACCGTCTGCTTTTGCCAGGGTTTCTTGAAGGCGGATCATCTCAGATAGTGAAATACCTAAACCACCATATTCTTTTGGAACGGTTAATGCTGGATAACCAATGTCTTTTAAGTCGTTAAAGTTTTCAAATGGAAATGAACCATCTTCATCGTGTTGTTGGGCTCTTTCTGTAAAAGGCTTTATTTTCTTTTCTAATGCTTTTATTCGTGCTTTAGTTGTATTAAGGTCAGTCAACTTCATTAGTAAACCTCCTAGTTTTATTCATACAATATTAGTAGGATTTATTAGTTATATTATTTCATTAACCTAATTGACGTGTAAAGAAATAAACACTGATAATGTTTCGGGTTTCTTTTTTATTTCTTCTTAGTGGTTAATTTTCTATATTTAATACCGATATAGTATATATGAATGTATAGCGAAATTGGGGGTTAGATAGTGGATAAGGCATCGATTATAGGCGTGATATTAGCAACTATCGCTATTGGAGTTGGGATGACTTTAAAAGGGGTTAGTCCGGTTGCGTTAATAAATCCAGCAGCATTATTAATTATAGTTGGAGGGACTGCCGCATCCGTTTTTATTGCGTTTCCAATGCGTACACTAAAAAATGTGCCGACACTTTTTAAGATTATTTTTAAACAAGGTAAAAGCAAAAGGATAGAAGAAATCATTGAAATGTTTACGGAATGGGCAGAACTTAGCCGCAGGGAGGGTGTTTTATCACTAGAAGGTAAAATCGAGGAGACAGAGGATACGTTTCTTTACTCTGGAATGCAATTAGTGGTTGATGGTCAATCCCCTGACTTCATCCGGGATGTTATGCTTGAAAAGGTTGATGCGATGGAGGAGAGGCATCAGGAAGGGGCTTCTATTTTTACACAAGCTGGAACATACGCCCCTACTTTAGGTGTGCTTGGTGCTGTAATTGGCTTGATTGCAGCACTTGGGAATATGGAGGATACAGATGCATTAGGTCATGCGATTTCTGCAGCTTTTGTTGCAACACTACTCGGTATTTTCACAGGTTATGTATTATGGCATCCATTTGCAAATAAATTACGAGAAAAGTCTAAGAATGAAGCAAAGATTAAATATGTAATGGTAGAAGGAATATTGTCGATAGCAAATGGTGAATCTCCACAAATCATTAAAGATAAATTAGGTTCTTATCTTTCACCAAGAGAGTTAACGAAAATAAAACAGGAGGAGACCGATGCGCAAAAAGAAACAGCGTAAAGAGACACATATAGATGAATCATGGTTAATCCCTTATGCAGACCTATTAACCCTTCTACTCGCATTATTTATCGTTTTATTTGCAATGAGTAGTATAGATGCACAGAAATTCGAGGAGCTTGCCCGTGTTTTTAATGGTGAATTTTCTGGTGGGAATGGTGTGCTTGAACACAACGAAAGTCCTGAAATAAACAAAATGAAGTTCCGATTGATACAAAAAAAGAGAAGGATAGGGAAGAAGAAAAGGTTAAAGAAACTGTAAGCGGTAAAGAAAAAGAAATGAATGAATTAAGGGAACTTGAAAGAAAAATTAATGAATACATTACAACAAATGATTTAACTGGTGTGTTAAAAACGCAACTGGGTGAAGAAGGACTATTAATTACCATTTTAAATGATGTCTTTTTTGACTCTGGAAGTGCTGAGGTTAAAGAAGCGGGATCTAAAATTGCAACAGAGGTTTCTAACTTCTTAGTCACTGATCCGCCAAGGAATATTGTAGTTAGTGGGCACACGGATAATCGTCCAATGCATACGGATGAATTTGATTCTAACTGGGAGCTTAGTGCTATACGAGCTGTTCATTTTATGCGTTTATTGCTTAAAAATGCAGAACTTGATCCTGAAAAGTTTAGTGCAAAAGGTTTTGGGGAGTACCACCCAATCGTGCCTAATACTAGTGATGTTAACAAGGCCAAAAATAGACGTGTAGAAGTATTAATTTTACCTAGTTACGAATAGAATACATATCTGATGAGTATTATTGATGGTCAACTGAAAATTAAAGTTTGGAATTTTAGGTACTTGAGTTGTGCTACTCAGTACCTTTTCTTATTTATATTTCCTCGTAAACTGAACAATGTTCACCTACTTTACCTAATTCTAATTATTGATTTTTTTCCTGTATCACTCTAGCATATAGATTAATAAACTAACAAGAAGGGGCTATTAAATGAAAATTATTGATACACATTGTGATGCACTGTTGAAAATGCAACTTGCTAAACGAGGAAAGTTTATTAAAAGCGGTACACTTGATTATAAAACATCGAAACATTTGGATAATAACCTAACCAATCTAAAGGCGGGACAACTAATGGCGCAGTTTTTCGCCATATTTATCCACCCAAATGTCCCGGCAAGTGAAAAGTGGCAACATGCTTTGGAACAAATTGACTTATTTTATACTGAGGTACTAGAAAAAAATCCGGAGATGAAACACATCAAATCATGGAAAGACTTTGATGCATTGCAAGAAAATGAAATTGGTGCTGTTTTAACACTAGAAGGCGCAGATGCTTTTGGTAATGATTTGAGTAAGCTGCGTCATTTATATCGCCTTGGTGTTTTGTCAGTAGGTTTAACGTGGAATAATGCAAACCTTTGTGCTGATGGAGCAGAAGAGCCACGTGGCGGAGGGGTAACACTTCTCGGAAAAGAAGTAGTAAAGCTTAATAATGAAAATTATGTATATACCGATGTTTCCCATTTAACGGTTAAGGGATTTTGGGATATCATGGAGCTAGCAAAATACCCGATTGCCAGTCATTCGAATGCTCGAACAGTTTGTGACCATGTTCGTAATCTTGATGATGAACAAGTCAAAGCAATGTTCGCAAACAATGGTACGCTTCATGTAGTTTTTAACCCGCCGTTTATTAATTATGAAAAAGATAATGCGACGATAGCTGATTTACTAAAACATATCGATCATCTATGTTCACTTGGTGGAGTAAAACATATTGGTTTTGGTTCTGACTTTGACGGTATTACGTCGTTCGTTACGGATTTATCTGATGCTGCACACTATCAAAATCTAATCAACGAGTTACTTAAATACTATTCTGAGGATCAAGTAAAAGGGTTTGCTTATCGGAATTTCTTGGATAATCGACCTAGACTGTAAATTACTGAAAAATCCCCAAATATAGACGCGTTCAAAGTTGCGTCTATATTTGGAGATTTTGCTGTTTTGATTGAAGTTAACTTAAATTATTCAACAGGAACGACTTCTGCTCTCAACAAGAGTCCTAACATTACAAGTATACCGAGTTTTAATCGTTTCATCAGTTATCGTCCTCTCCTCGTATAATTTATCTTAGTAAAAGAGGAAGTCTGATTTCTGATTGTCATTTTTTATGAAGGCGGTCAAAAGTTCTTTTACGGATTCCAAGTCTTTTAGATCGATCACCTCAACTGGAGAGTGAGCGTTTCTGGAAGGAATTGATAACACCCCTGTTGGAACACCTTTATTTGCTAAGGTAACTGCACCCGCATCCGTTCCAATTCCAGTAAATATTTCGAGTTGGTGCTTTATTTTTCCTGTTCTCGCTAATTCGACGAGCTTGTCCTTGACTGCAGGATGGGAGATTAAACTACTATCCATGATTTTTATGCCTACTCCACCGCCAATTTGGAGGGTATTATCCATTACGTCTTCTGGTGTATCACTGACGGCAGTCGTATCAAGCGCTATCGCTATATCAAATTCAAGGTTAGCAAGTGCGACCTTTGCACCTCTTAAACCAACCTCTTCCTGGACAGCAAAAAGCGCGATAACTTCACCAGAAAACTCTTTATTCTGAAGGTCTTCCAGTAATTGAATTAATACTGCACAACCCGCTCGATCATCAAAGCCTTTACCAACGATTTTTCCGTTTTGTTCATCTCCTAAAAATTCAACCTGTGAGTCCCATGTGATCGGATCACCAACCGCAATCCCCATTTCCTCAACATCGGCCAGCGAACTTGCACCAACATCTACATATAGTTGCTTGTAATCTCGTACCTTTTGGCTATTGTCAAACTTTTGATAATGAACTGAAATGGTACCGATTATTCCAAGTTTAGGTCCTTTTTCACTTCGCACCATTACCTTTTGGGCAAGTAGAATTCGGTCATCATGTCCGCCAAGCTTTTCAAATCGAATTAATCCATTTTTTTCGACTTTTTTAACGATGAAGCCAATTTCATCCATATGGGCGGTTAAAAGCACCTTTGGACCTGGTTTATTCCCTTTAAATCTAGCAATGACGTTGCCAATTGCATCAACCTTTACTTCGTCACATAATGGAGTGACTTTTTCTTTTATGTAAGATGTGACAGGCTGTTCAAACCCACTAGGGCCTTGAAGTTCTGTTAGTTGTTTTAGTAGTTTAAACATAGTAATAACCTCCGTAATAGAATGAACATTTTGATAGTTACTTGTAAAAAACTTATTCCTATATGAAATTAAATGTATTTTTAAAAATACAACCTTTATCGTTTCGTTTAGCTCATCGTTAAAGTGATTTTAACAGTATAAATGTTCAGTAAATTTTATGCAAGTGCTGTTAAAAAATCTTTACGATGACAATAAAAATGTGACAGGTACCCAACTTGTTGCATAAAATATCCATGGAGAAGAGGTTTACCGTGGGAGGATGAACTAATATGTGTGGTATAACTGGAATTATTAATTGGCAGAAAGACGTTCGATCTGAGCAATCTACATTGCAGAGAATGACAGAAACATTGACATTAAGGGGGCCAGACGATTCGCAGGTGTGGATGAGTCAACATGCTGCGTTTGGTCATAAAAGACTTGCGGTTGTCGATCTTGAAGGTGGAAAACAGCCGATGAGTAAGGACTATAAAGGTGTTACGTACACACTTGTATATAATGGGGAATTATATAATACGGAAGAATTGCGGACTGATTTGTGTAATAAAGGGTATCAATTTCATACAACATCAGATACGGAAGTTTTACTAACCGCTTATATCGAGTGGCAAGATGACTGTGTTCGATACTTAAATGGAATCTATGCCTTTGGGGTTTGGGACCCTAGCAAAGGGAAGCTATTTATGGCGCGGGATCGGCTTGGAGTTAAACCGCTATTTTTTGTAGAAGCTAATGAACGTTTTCTATTTGGATCGGAATTAAAAGCGATTTTAGCACATGATGGCGTGAATGCAGAGGTAGATCGTACGGGCTTGTCAGAAATATTTGGACTTGGTCCTTCAAGAACACCTGGTCACGGGATATTTAAAGGGTTTAAAGAATTGAGGCCAGGCCATGCGTTAACTTTTTCAAAGGATGGATTAAGCGTTTGGCGGTATTGGAATATGGAAAGTCGTGAACACACAGATACTATTGAGGAAACTTCTGAAAAAGTTAGGAATTTATTTGTTGATGCTGTCGAGCGCCAACTGGTTGCGGATGTCCCAGTATCTACCTTTCTATCAGGTGGTTTAGATTCGAGTGCAATCACTGCAATTGCTTCTGACTACTTTGAAAAAAATGGGAGAGGACCGCTGTCAACCTTTTCGGTGGATTATGAAGGGAATGATCAGCATTTTAAGGCAAGCAAGTTTCAGCCTTCGAGCGACCAGCCCTGGATTGATAAAGTAGTCGACCATTTTTCAACAGATCATCATGATGAGGTGATTTCCGGCTTTGACTTAGCGGACTTATTAAAAGAGGCAGTCACGTTACGTGATCAACCTGGTATGGCTGATATTGATTCTTCGTTATTATGGTTCTGTCGCCGAATCAAGCAACATACAACGGTTAGTTTATCTGGAGAATGTGCTGACGAAATTTTTGGCGGGTATCCTTGGTTCCATGACCCCTCTAGCGCTCAAGGAGATGGTTTTCCTTGGATGAAGTCCTTGGATTCAAGAATCGACCTACTTCATCCTGAATGGCAAACGAAATTAAATCTAAAATCTTATGTCATGGATCGGTACCAAGATACAATTAACGAAACGCCCCGTTTAGACGGGGAAAGTGAAGAGGATGCGCGACGCCGTGAGCTTTTTTACTTGAATATGCATTGGTTTATGGCTCAGTTGTTAGATCGTAAGGATCGGATGAGTATGGGGGCGAGTCTGGAGGTTAGGGTTCCATTTGCAGATCACAAACTAGTGGAATATGTGTGGAACATTCCATGGGACATGAAAATCTTAGATGGAAGAGAAAAGGGTATTTTACGAAAAGCATTAGAAGGTCTGTTGCCTGAAGATGTATTATATCGTAAAAAAAGCCCGTATCCTAAAACCTTTCAACCTGAATATACACGTCAAGTGGTAAACTGGATGAAAGAAATCTTAGCAGATTCTAATTCGCCACTATTCGATTTTGTGAGGCGGGATCGCATAGAAGCCATTGTCAACAGTGAAGGGAAAGAGTTTACCGAACCGTGGTATGGCCAATTAATGAAAGGACCGCAGCTAATTGCTCATTTGTGTCAGATTGACTATTGGTTGAGAACGTATAATGTTAAGGTGAGTGATTAATTACTAATACAGTAAAAAAGGAATGTCCGTTTAAATTCGGGCATTTTTTAGTTTATAAATTGCATTTTTAGATAAGAAACTCTACCATATACCATAAGAAGATTATATTTTGTTGAATTATGGAGGGTTAATATGTCAGATAAAAAAGGTTACAAAGATAAACTAGCGAAATTTGACCCAGCTAAAGCGATTAAAGGAAGTCAAAAATATTTTACTGAAAATAAATTTGGTTCGAAAATGCTCAACTATGCGAAACTTTTAGGTACTAAAGTAGCGTATTACAGTTTCTTGTTGTTTTATGCGTTTAAAAGTCCGAATACACCAAAGTCTGCTAAATTAACGATTGCAGGAGCGCTTGGGTATTTAATTTTACCTGTTGATTTAGTGCCCGATTTTATTCCATTGGTTGGGATAACCGATGATAGCGCGGTAATCCTTTATGCATTATACCGAATTTATTCACATATTGACGAGCCAATAAAGCAAAAAGCAGATGCGAAAATGAAAAAGTTTTTCGGTGATAATTATGATACGAAAGATATAGATAAAAATTTAATTTTTGATCAGAAAGAAGAAAAAAATGAGTAAATAGAAACTTTAGTATACTGAAACTACTCGAATGTGTTATGGAATTGTTGATATCATTCCTGTTAGCATCCTTTTCAGCCTTGTTGTTCATTGATCTTGCTTATTCTTTTATTATGTATGGCGTAATACCATGATAATAACTTCAGTTCCTTTTCTTAACGTTTAATTCTCCCTGTTAACGGAAAGACATTATATATACTATTATTACAGAAAAGGGAGTAGATATATAATGAAAGTACTAGTAGCGGGAGCAAATGGTCATACAGGTCGTTTACTTATTCAGTATTTGAAACAGGATGGACATGAACCGTATGCGATGATTCGAAAAGAGGAACAAAAACCGGAGATGGAGAAACTAGGTGGAATTCCTGTCATCGCTGACCTTGAAGGTGATGTTGGTCATGCTGTTAGAGGCATGGATGTTGTCATGTTTGCAGCAGGTTCTGGTAGTAAAACGGGACCAGATAAAACAGCCTCGGTCGACCGAGATGGTGCTATTAATTTGATGAAAGCAACTGAAAAAACGGGCATTAAGAAATTTATTATTTTGAGTAGCATTGGTGCTGGAAGAGAGCTTGGAGAGCCTGAAAAAGGAAAAGAAGCAATGCATTATTATCTGAAAATGAAAAAAGAAGCGGATAAATATTTACAGAATACGGAACTTGACTACACAATCGTGCGCCCTGGTGGTCTAACGAACGATAAAGGAACTAGCAAAATCAAGGTTGGGGAAACGGTTGAACGTGATTCAATTCCACGTGAAGACGTAGCGAAAACCATGATTGCTGCAATCCAAGAACCTAATGCCTATCATAAAGCATTTGAGATGGTTTCTGGCGATGTACAGATTGAAGAAGCGTTGAAGAGTTTGTAAATAGAAGAACTTGAATATAAAATAGGAGAACCATAACTTAGGTAGTCTAGGTTATGGCTCTTTGATGTTACTGTTGTCGTCTATTTAAACCACAAGAAACTGTCAAATTGATGGTGATTGTGTTGACAAAAATTGTTTGTAATAATAAGATTATATGTAATCGTTTTCAAAAAATGACAATTGGAAGTAGGAGGGGATTCCGTGGCGAACATTCAAGAAGTGGCTCAGAGAGCTGGGGTTTCCGTTGCGACAGTATCACGGGTGTTTAATAATAGTAGTACTGTTGCAAAAAAGACAAGGTTGAAAGTGGAACAGGCAATAGATGAATTGAACTATGAACCGAGTGTACTTGGGCGTAATTTGAGAAACTCGGAAAGTAGGTTACTTCTAGTCTTAATCCCGAGTATTTCAAACCCCTTTTATTCAGACATTATTAGGGGAATTGAAGACACCGCGATAGGCCTTGGTTACAATATTCTTTTGTGTGAAACAGACTCGAACCCGGATAGGGAGTCTATTTATTTTAATTTAATTAGAAATCGTTTAGCCGACGGGATAATTTCCATGGATCCTTCGGTGAATAAGAACAAGCTGATCGAACTTGCTAGCCAGTATCCAATTGTTCAATGCAGTGAGTTTGATGAGGATTCGAGTATTTCGTATGTCACGATTAATAATGAATTGGCAGCGTATCACGCTGTGAAGCATTTGATTAAAATTGGACAGAAAAAAATTGCACTTATTAATTCAGATGAAAAGTTTTTATATGCACGTGAGAGGCGTCGGGGCTATGAAAAAGCGTTGAATGAGTATGGCTTAAAAGTTGAAGCTGACTGGATTTGTAATACAGAATCATTGGATTTCGAGGATGGTAAGCGTGCGATGAGACGTTTACTGGATTTGTTTGATCGGCCGACAGCCGTGTTTGCTGTATCCGATATGTTAGCTATTGGTGCGCTAAAAGAAGTCAATTCCTCAGGTTTACGAGTTCCACAAGATTTTGCAATGATTGGATTTGATAAAATAGCATTTTCGAATATGACGCATCCAACGTTGACTACTATTGCACAACCGATGTATAAGATGGGGTGTATTTCTGCAAAAATGATTATCAACAAAATTCAGGGTAAGCAGGTAGAAAGTATTATTTTGGATCACGAATTAGTTATTCGTGAGTCTACATAAGAGGTGATTGTTTGTGCAGGAAAAGATTGCAATTGTAACGGGAGTTAGTCATGCACATGGTATTGGTGCGGCTGTATGTCGCAAGCTTGCTGCTAATGGGTGTGCTATATTTTTTACTTATTGGGAAGCGTCACCTGATTGGGCGACTACTTTTCAAAAAGAAATGCTTGAATTAGGTGTTCGTTGTGCAGGGTTTGAAGTTGATCTATCTGAACCACATGCTCCATTTGAATTATTGGATATGGTTGAGTCTAAAATGGGTCTACCAACGATTTTGGTGAACAATGCTGCCTACTCAACGAGGGATGGATACCAGCAACTTGATGTTCAAACACTTGATAATCATTATGCTGTCAACATGCGCGCTACCTTTTTGTTGTGTGTAGAGTTTGCACGACGGTTTAAGAAAGCTGAAGGTTCAGCAGGTCGGGTTATTAATATGACCTCGGGACAGGCACAGGGTCCGATGCTTGAAGAACTAGCTTATGGCGCAACAAAAGCTGCTATATCAGGATTTACGTTGACATTGTCGGCCGAGGTTGCCCCACTTGGTATTACAGTAAATGCGGTGAACCCTGGGCCAACAGATACCGGTTGGATGACAGCTGATTTTAAACAGGAACTCTCATCGCAATTTTTAATGGGGCGAATGGGAATGCCTGAAGATGCCGCTCATTTAATCGGATTTTTGGCAAGCGATGAGGCAGAATGGATCACGGGACAAGTGATTAATTCAGAAGGTGGATTCTTGCGGAAGTAGTACTAAAGCATAAAACGTTAAGTAGCATAACGTTTGTGCTTTTTTCTTTAAAGGTATGTAAACGTTTATCATTTTAACAGATTTGTTCTTGGCGATAAGCCAAGTTTTCTAACAATCATTTTTTCTAAGAAAAGAAAAAATGTTGGTGCTATCTGGCATCACATGTTTACGTTAGAAATTAATTTCAGAAATTATTGACATCCGATTAACTTATTGTATAATTGAAACCAAGATGTAATCGATTTCATTTATTTGAAAATTTTGTTTGAAATATTTCATTTTGAAACAATGAAATCAAACCAAAAAAGGGGGAACCATTTTGAAGATCTGGAAAAAGAGTTTAGGTAGTCTTTGGATAATTGGTTTAGTCATTCTATTAGTAGCTTGTAATAACGCAGATACAGGAAGTAAGGAAGAATCTGGTGATACTTCGAATAATGACACATCTACTGAAGCGGATGCGGCTTCTGATGAAGAAGTAACGATTGTTTATGCTCGTGGTGTAGATACAACTGGTGCAAATGAAAAATTAGTTGCTGCTTTTGAAAAATCTCATCCGAATATTAATGTGGAATATCGCGAAATGCCTGCTGACACAGGGCAACAACATGATCAGTATGTAACCGCTTTCAGTGCACAAAGTGCTGAAATTGACGTTTTTGATGCTGATGTTATCTGGCCAGCCGAATTTGCTCAAGCAGATTATGCATTAGAGTTGGATCGTTTTATTGAAAAAGATGGAATTGATATGAATGCTTATTTCGAAGGTACTGTAGCATCTGGTAAGTTTAACGGGAAACAATGGGCAATGCCGAAGTTCACAGATGCTGGTGTACTCTACTACCGTTCCGATATTGTTGAGGAACCTCCAGCAACTTGGGATGAACTAATCGAACAAGCTAACGCATTACAAGGTGAAGCAGGAACAGAATTTGGTTACTTAATGCAAGCAGCTCAATATGAGGGATTAATTACTAACGCGATTGAGTTTATTGCATCTTACGGGGGACAAGTTATTGACGAAGAAAATAACGTCGTAGCGAATAGCCCTGAAACGGTAAAAGCTATTAAGAAAATGCAAGAAATAGTAGGTTCAGACTTTGTTCCCGACAACATTTTAAACTTCATGGAAATAGAAACAGAAACTGCATTTATTGAAGGTAAATCAGTATTTGCACGAAACTGGCCATACATGCAAGCATCTGCAGCTGATGAGTCTCGCTCAAAAGTTGCTGGTAATGTAGAAATCACAACTCTACCAGCAGGTGACGCAGGTAGTGCATCTACTCTCGGTGGATGGATGACGATGATTAACCGTTATTCTGAGCATCCTGAAGCAGCTTGGGAGTTCGTGAAATTCATGACTGGTGCTGAAGGTCAAAAGATCACTGCAATTGAGGGTGGATCTGCGCCAACATTAAAAGCTCTTTACGAAGATGCAGAAGTAAAAGAAGCTAGTCCATTATTTGCAAATCCAGAGTTCGTTAAAGTATTGGAAAGCGCTGTTCCAAGACCGATAACGCCAATTTACCCGGAAATCTCTGATATTATGCAAATCGAACTTTCAAAAGCTTTAGCAGGAGAACAAACTGCAGAGGAAGCTGCGAGTAACATG contains:
- a CDS encoding SDR family oxidoreductase, encoding MFVQEKIAIVTGVSHAHGIGAAVCRKLAANGCAIFFTYWEASPDWATTFQKEMLELGVRCAGFEVDLSEPHAPFELLDMVESKMGLPTILVNNAAYSTRDGYQQLDVQTLDNHYAVNMRATFLLCVEFARRFKKAEGSAGRVINMTSGQAQGPMLEELAYGATKAAISGFTLTLSAEVAPLGITVNAVNPGPTDTGWMTADFKQELSSQFLMGRMGMPEDAAHLIGFLASDEAEWITGQVINSEGGFLRK
- a CDS encoding ABC transporter substrate-binding protein, translating into MKIWKKSLGSLWIIGLVILLVACNNADTGSKEESGDTSNNDTSTEADAASDEEVTIVYARGVDTTGANEKLVAAFEKSHPNINVEYREMPADTGQQHDQYVTAFSAQSAEIDVFDADVIWPAEFAQADYALELDRFIEKDGIDMNAYFEGTVASGKFNGKQWAMPKFTDAGVLYYRSDIVEEPPATWDELIEQANALQGEAGTEFGYLMQAAQYEGLITNAIEFIASYGGQVIDEENNVVANSPETVKAIKKMQEIVGSDFVPDNILNFMEIETETAFIEGKSVFARNWPYMQASAADESRSKVAGNVEITTLPAGDAGSASTLGGWMTMINRYSEHPEAAWEFVKFMTGAEGQKITAIEGGSAPTLKALYEDAEVKEASPLFANPEFVKVLESAVPRPITPIYPEISDIMQIELSKALAGEQTAEEAASNMQTKIEEAVSE